ATCCTGTATCAGCCCGGCCAGAGAAAACGTGGTGACGGTATTCACGATCCGCCCGGATTCGCTCAGCGGAAAAAAGAGGATGTCGTTCAGGATCGCCATCAGCCCATTGCCCGAGGTCTGCGCTGCCCGCAGGCAGGATCGCTGACGCTCGGTCAGGTCGTCGCGCTCCAGACTGCGCAGCATCCCCAGCACCCCGTTCATCGGTGTGCGCAACTCATGGCTCATCATCGCCAGAAATTCGGACTTCGCATGATCGGCGGCTTCGGCGCGGCTGCGGGCCTCGGCATGGGCCGCCACTTCGCCGCGAAGTTGTTCGGTCTGATCGTCCACAAGTTGCTGCAGCTGATTGCGATGCTGGCTGAGTTCTTCCAGATGACGGGTGCGCTCTTGCTCAAGCTGGCGGTTCTCGATGGCCTGCTGGCGGAATATCTCGACCGCGCTTTCCATGCGTGCGATTTCGTCATTGCCTGTCGGAAGGACGGGTTCCTGAGTGTCTCCCCCCGCCAGCCGGGCCATGGTTACGGACAGCGCATCCAGCCGCCGCGTGATATTGCCACGAACGTAAAACCACAGAACGGCCAGAGAAATGACAAGCGCCGCCACGACCCCAAGTGTTGTCAGCTGCCGGGCAAACCGGATGGTTGCGCTGCCTTCGGCGCCCGAAACCACGGCACTGGCATGGATCTCGTTGGCAAGGGCTTCGGCTTCCCTGTCCATCTGCGTGGCGGCGACCCGGACGGCGGCCTCGACCGAGGCGATCCTTGCATTCATCTCCAATACGCGCGCCGACACGGCATACAGATCGTTGCCCGCATCGGATACCGGCGCAATCAGGTTCAGCAGACGCAGGGCATGCTGTGCGCGGACGGGATCCTGAACCGAACGGATGCGGCGGGCGATGATATTGCTGCGGCGTTCCAGATCCTGCTGCGCCGATTGCAGCACCTCTGCGGATTCCGCCGCTGCCATGCGCGACAGGGTCAGCCCGATTTCGGCCGTATGGGCGCGAAGCTCGAACATCAGCCCCAGTTGGAACAGATCCACCTCCAGAAGTTTGTCGAGGGCTTCGAACCGCTCTTGCCGGGACGCCGGTTCGGTTCCGAAATCGTAAAGATTGGTGATGACGGCCGAGGTCCCCATTTCCGCGTTGGCGACCAGCGTGTCGGCGATATCCAGCAACTCGGCCGTCGCCGCCAATCCCGCCTCATGCTGGCGCCGCCGATCGTTCAGCGCCATGATCCGCCGCTGGACCAGCACATCCAGCACGCCGATATTGTTGCGCATATCCATCAGGGTGCGCGACAGTCCATAGGGTGGGCTGTTGTCGTGCTGACGGTGCCGTTCCAGCCGCTGGTGAAGGGTATCGACCTGCCCCAACAGAAAGGCGGCGCGGCGGGCGCGGTCAGGCTCTCGCGTGACGGCGGCGAATTCCGGGGCCATGGCGGCCACGCGGCTGCTGACTTCCGTAAAGCCGCGCACGTCGATGATCGCGGGCAGCGTCCGGTTGATCAGCCCATCCTGATTGCGCGCGACGTCGGCAAGTTTGACCCATCCCCACAGCCCGGTCAGCGCGGGAAGTCCCGCGATGACCAGAAAGGCCAGCAGAAGCCTGCGCCCGAGGCTGGAGCCATATGCCATATCCTGCTTGCCCTTCCCCCTCGTCTGGCGCCAGATTGATCTACCTATAGCCGAGTCGAGGAGGCAGCGGAACGCGGATGAACACGCTGACGGGATTGCTGCGGGCCATTGCGCTGATCCTGGCAGCATCGCCTGCCATGGCCGAGGAATGGTTGCTTGAAAAGCACAGCCAACCCTTTGACGACAGCAGCCCGACCGAAACGATCACCTATCGTCCTGTTGACCACGCCAGCCGCCCGCTGCGGTTCTGCGTGCTCTATCCCCATCTCAAGGACGCTTACTGGCTCAGCGTCAATTACGGCATGGTCGAGGAGGCGCACCGGCTGGGGGTGGGGTTCGAACTGTTCGAGGCAGGCGGCTATCCCAATCAATCCCGGCAGGCGGAACAGATCGAAAGTTGTGGTGAGGGCGGTTTCGACGCCATGATCATCGGCACGGTCTCTTACGACGGATTGACCCCGTTGATCCGCAAGGTGGCGAAAAACATCCCGGTTATCGCGGTGGTGAACGACATCCACCCCGATGGCATCACCGCGAAGGCCAGCGTATCCTGGCGCAACATGGCGGCGGATGCCGGTCGTTTTCTTGCCGAACGGCACCCAAAAGGCAGTCCGCCTGTAAAGGTGGCGTGGTTTCCCGGCCCGGAAAACGCGGGATGGGTCAGTTTTGTTGAAGACGGTTTCCAAGAGGCCATCCGCGACAGTTCCGCCGAAATCGTTGTGACAAGATATGGGGATACGGGCCGCGAAGAGCAGGTACTGCTGATCGAGGAGGTCCTGGACGAGTTCGAGGATATCGACTATTTCGTCGGCAATGGTCCAATGGCCGAGGCTGCCGTATCCATCACGCGTGCGCACGGACTGACAGACCGGATCGGCGTGATTTCGACCTATATGACGCACGGCGTCTTTCGCGGAATCTGGCGCGGGCGCATCCTTGCCGCCCCCAATGATTTCCCGGTCCTGCAGGGAAGGCTGGCGATAGAGCAGGCAGTGCGGGCGGTCGAGGGGCAATTGGACATACCACATGCCGGTCCGATGGTTGTCGTCATGACGCCAAAGACCATCGGGCGCTATGGTGTCAGTAATTCGCTGACACCTGCCAGTTTCATCCCGTACTTTGAGGTC
The Paracoccus alcaliphilus DNA segment above includes these coding regions:
- the torT gene encoding TMAO reductase system periplasmic protein TorT, whose translation is MAEEWLLEKHSQPFDDSSPTETITYRPVDHASRPLRFCVLYPHLKDAYWLSVNYGMVEEAHRLGVGFELFEAGGYPNQSRQAEQIESCGEGGFDAMIIGTVSYDGLTPLIRKVAKNIPVIAVVNDIHPDGITAKASVSWRNMAADAGRFLAERHPKGSPPVKVAWFPGPENAGWVSFVEDGFQEAIRDSSAEIVVTRYGDTGREEQVLLIEEVLDEFEDIDYFVGNGPMAEAAVSITRAHGLTDRIGVISTYMTHGVFRGIWRGRILAAPNDFPVLQGRLAIEQAVRAVEGQLDIPHAGPMVVVMTPKTIGRYGVSNSLTPASFIPYFEVSGK
- a CDS encoding response regulator, coding for MAYGSSLGRRLLLAFLVIAGLPALTGLWGWVKLADVARNQDGLINRTLPAIIDVRGFTEVSSRVAAMAPEFAAVTREPDRARRAAFLLGQVDTLHQRLERHRQHDNSPPYGLSRTLMDMRNNIGVLDVLVQRRIMALNDRRRQHEAGLAATAELLDIADTLVANAEMGTSAVITNLYDFGTEPASRQERFEALDKLLEVDLFQLGLMFELRAHTAEIGLTLSRMAAAESAEVLQSAQQDLERRSNIIARRIRSVQDPVRAQHALRLLNLIAPVSDAGNDLYAVSARVLEMNARIASVEAAVRVAATQMDREAEALANEIHASAVVSGAEGSATIRFARQLTTLGVVAALVISLAVLWFYVRGNITRRLDALSVTMARLAGGDTQEPVLPTGNDEIARMESAVEIFRQQAIENRQLEQERTRHLEELSQHRNQLQQLVDDQTEQLRGEVAAHAEARSRAEAADHAKSEFLAMMSHELRTPMNGVLGMLRSLERDDLTERQRSCLRAAQTSGNGLMAILNDILFFPLSESGRIVNTVTTFSLAGLIQDIGFLMSPIAHEKGLAFRLDLPDDLPPAVQGDMAKLRQILFNLVGNALKFTAIGEVVLRVEAGSMQDGGYPFNISVQDTGRGISEQARERIFEVFEQESPATARQYGGTGLGLAICRGFAAVLGADLSVESRPGIGSVFTLAISFRPGRVEDLPGSGVDDLGPVRPLSVLIVEDHAINRMVVESYLEHAGHNWQIAETGEAAVAKVAAGNFDVVLMDVNLPGLSGTEATRQIRNLPDRQQASVPIIGISAHVQETHVAENLNAGMSVVLAKPLTPERLSSALSTLPARPEARNPLRSMLADIGAERGLAIGRIFMQQMQTDLAEITQAHASHDFQATHRAAHRMKGAAGNLDLASLVSCLRSLEVAADRQDRAACCRDISRLEKIAAVAREDLAAALAVIEESEVIPASQ